From one Planococcus citri chromosome 3, ihPlaCitr1.1, whole genome shotgun sequence genomic stretch:
- the LOC135841960 gene encoding armadillo repeat-containing protein 2 yields the protein MEFSKYTEKRAHNQQILRLKTSAEIINEAKAAISLNSIMNTKIVKTNRPFTPKDSQRILFEQRKKERPSSSVSFQNVKFQEIDLFNKHEKSNKISPRNAKTKLPTLVNHKSMISLEKLPEEFLEIIPEQREIYSSPAPGTKSKFGNKTDQVWFPHVTSTSAKSTNRIIPNSLDRAPIKFKLTNAWIDDEKTIQENKINEARAVLQLQSKDTVQSILSAMNKNMKKYKDEEMIMQLKKLYDCLEREHISQNQDSSLTKNLILKTVFSLIDSPNEILLLQIAKIILFLQVTGVNLATVCKLVFKISRSDKNDELFLEKNIIGPFVNCLGLATPDEDSEALIYGYGALKFLMMNSNILYHALENGILPLMTLHLKMINLAKTEGSNFPEQTSHVLFQLTGCLRNVANDETTYEKFVTSGTLSALCKTTKLFISDIDLVVNVARIMSILSTNDECCGIIADDEYSLHSLLRICKMYTNREDIIVRITYALGNVLATCDHARIKLYSSVENSLDTILHLLKYYLETDLKLSLEKNFNKSQVMSTEDVFIKVIRVIANMCIDEQVGISLVSLEETHEKIKEFLDCLLIILRRKTIHENEELIISALSTLNNLSYYSFPEFKGPFHDRSLDISEVLNSLLAVRHEECVLEVGRVYSNLSRSSVVRKYLLETGGLNYVVDWLDSSNKDLLLVTTGVLINMMVEKEARQFLKYTNGIEKLIKNLNVYAEEDWHLGNLICQVIWNFTIEDDDLFTELGYQHAQNLLNVLIDLLDEDKFFAHYSDALKSMEYKQWEDFSVVATNILEKMEARNSSE from the exons AtggagttttcaaaatatacagAAAAAAGAGCTCACAATCAACAAATTTTACGATTAAAAACCAGCGCAGAGATCATAAACGAAGCAAAAGCAGCCATATCTTTGAACTCCATCATGaatacaaaaattgtgaaaactaACCGTCCATTCACACCAAAAGATAGTCAAAGAATTCTTTTCGAACAAAGGAAGAAAGAAAGACCATCCAGCTCTGTAAG TTTTcagaatgtaaaatttcaagaaattgactTATTTAATAAGCATGAAAAAAGTAATAAGATTTCACCACGTAATGCAAAGACGAAGTTACCAACTTTAGTTAACCATAAATCAATGATATCGCTTGAAAAAC TACcagaagaatttttggaaatcattcCAGAGCAGCGAGAAATTTATAGCAGTCCTGCTCCGGGAACAAagtcaaaatttggaaataaaacCGACCAAGTTTGGTTTCCTCATGTTACCTCAACAAGCGCAAAAAGTACAAATAGAATAATTCCTAATTCCTTGGATAGAGCTCCGATTAAATTCAAA TTGACAAATGCTTggattgatgatgaaaaaactatacaagaaaataaaattaacgaaGCTCGCGCAGTTTTACAACTTCAGTCGAAGGATACAGTTCAAAGCATACTTTCTGCcatgaataaaaatatgaaaa AATATAAAGACGAAGAAATGATCAtgcaactgaaaaaattatacgactGCTTAGAAAGAGAGCATATTTCACAAAATCAAGATTCAAGTTTGACTAAGAATCTCATCTTGAAAACGGTTTTCAGTTTGATCGATtctccaaatgaaattttacttctGCAGATTGCCAAAATAATCTTATTC CTACAAGTCACTGGTGTTAATTTAGCAACAGTTTGtaaattggttttcaaaatttcacgatcagataaaaatgatgaactttttttggaaaaaaatatcatag gccCATTTGTAAATTGTCTCGGCCTAGCAACGCCGGATGAAGATTCAGAAGCACTTATTTACGGTTACGGTGCTCTTAAATTCCTCATGATGAATTCAAACATTCTTTATCACGCTCTTGAAAATGGCATTTTACCACTCATGACGTTGcatttaaaaatgatcaatttagca aagacTGAAGGATCTAATTTCCCTGAACAAACGAGTCACGTTTTGTTTCAATTGACTGGATGTCTTCGGAATGTCGCAAACGATGAAACCACCTACGAAAAATTTGTCACTAGTGGGACTTTAAGCGCCCTTTGTAAAACAACCAAGTTATTCATTTCAGATATTGATTTAGTTGTGAATGTTGCCAGAATCATGAG TATTTTATCGACGAACGACGAATGCTGCGGTATAATTGCTGACGATGAATATTCTTTGCATTCATTGCTAAGAATTTGTAAGATGTACACAAATCGAGAAGATATAATTGTGCGCATTACATACGCTCTTGGCAATGTGTTGGCTACTTGTGATCATGCTAGGATTAAG CTTTACTCCAGCGTAGAAAATTCTTTGGATACGATACTTCATTTGCTGAAATACTACTTGGAAACGGATTTGAAGCTTTCccttgaaaaaaacttcaataagTCTCAAGTGATGTCAACTGAAGATGTTTTCATTAAG GTAATTAGAGTAATAGCCAACATGTGCATCGACGAGCAAGTTGGAATCAGTTTAGTTTCCCTTGAAGAAACACATGAG aaaatcaaagaattctTGGATTGTTTGTTaataattttgagaagaaaaaccattcacgaaaatgaagaattgattATTTCAGCTTTAAGCACTTTAAACAATTTGTCGTACTATTCATTTCCAGAATTTAAAGGCCCTTTCCATGACCGTAGCTTGGATATTTCCgaag TGCTGAATTCATTGCTCGCTGTAAGACACGAAGAATGTGTGTTGGAAGTTGGTCGTGTTTATAGTAATTTGAGTAGATCCTCTGTTGTGAGGAAATATTTACTAGAAACAGGAG gtttgaaTTACGTGGTTGATTGGTTAGATAGCTCAAATAAAGATTTGCTGTTGGTAACCACTGGCGTATTAATTAATATGATGGTAGAAAAAGAAGccagacaatttttaaaatatacaaatggaattgaaaa ATtgattaaaaacttgaatgtgtACGCAGAAGAAGATTGGCACCTGGGAAATTTGATATGCCAAGTTATTTGGAACTTTACAATTGAAGACGATGATTTATTCACCGAACTCGGATATCaacatgctcaaaatttactaaATGTTTTAATAGATTTGCTCG atgaaGATAAATTCTTTGCTCACTATTCGGATGCTTTGAAATCAATGGAATATAAACAATGGGAAGATTTTTCAGTGGTTGCAACAAATATACTGGAAAAAATGGAAGCTCGGAATTCTTCAGaataa